The genomic DNA CAGGGCTTCGGCCAATTTGTGGCGGACGTACGGGCGTTGGGCCTGGACTTCGGTCTGTGGATAGAGCCCGAGGCGGTCAGCCCGGGCAGCCGTCTGTACGCCGAACACCCCGAGTGGGTCTACCGGATCGAGGGCCGTCCCGGCCGCCTCGTCCGCAACGAGCTGCTCCTCGACCTCGGCCGGACCGACGTCCAGGACTTCGTGATCGGGACGCTCGACCGGCTGCTCGGCACCTACGACATCGGCTACCTCAAGTGGGACATGAACCGCCCGCCCACCGAACGCGGTCGCCCCGGCGCCGGCCGCGTCGACCTGGACGCCGAGCACGTCACCGGGTACCTGCGCGTTCTCAACCACCTCCGTGCCGCCCACCCGGACGTCACCGTCGAGGGGTGCGCGGGCGGCGGCGGACGGATCGAGCACACGACGATCGCGCGCACCGACGTGGTGTGGCCCAGCGACAACACCGCACCGCTGGACCGGCTCTCCGTCCAGTACGGCTTCCTGCACGCGCACGCCCCGCACATCATGAGTTCCTGGGTCACCGACGCGCCCGGAGTCTTCGATCCACGCCCGCGCAGTCTCGCCTTCCGCTTCGTCAACGCCATGTGCGGGGTGCTGGGCATCGGCGCCGACCTGCGCACCTGGACACCGGAACAGCAGGCCGAGGCCGCCCGGTGGATCGGCCGGTACAAGGAGGTGCGGGAGGTGATCCATCATGGTGAGGCGCGGCTCCTCGGCACGCCGGAGGACGTGAGTTGTGGGGTGCAGTACGACGCCGGGGACCGTACCGTCGTCGCCGCGCTGAGCACCGGGCGGCTCGACGGCGCCCCGCTCGTGCCGGGGCGTCCGGCCCGGCTGCGGTTGCGGGGGCTCGAACCGACGGCCCGCTACCGGGACACGGCCGGTGGGACGTCGTACGGCGGAGCGCATCTGCTGCACTACGGTCTGCCGTTCGCCTGGAGTGCCGATCATGACGCGGACCTGGTCGTGCTCGTGCGCGAGTGAGCCCCTTATGTTTCCAGCAAGCCCTTGCTCGTGACAGCCGCGAAAGACACGCAGGACGCGAAGGAGTCGAACCTCGATGGAGCAGTCCGTACGACGGCACGGCGCCCGTTTCACCGGCCGCACGGCCGTGGTCACCGGCGCGGCCTCCGGCATCGGAGCCGCCACGGCCGTACGCCTCGCCGAGGAGGGCGCCGCCGTCGTGCTCGCCGACATCGCCGAGGAGCGGGGCGAGGCGGTGGCGGAGCGGATCGGCAAGGACGGCGGGCGGGCCCGGTTCGTGGCCGCCGATGTCGCGGCCGAGGACGACTGGGCGCGGATCGTCGGGGCCGCGCACGCCTTCGGGCCCGTCGACGTCCTCGTCAGCAATGCCTTCACCGTCGACGTCACGCCCGCGCACGAGATGACCCTGCCGTCCTGGCAGCGGCAGCTCGACGTCAATCTGACCGGCAGCTTCCTCGGCTTCCGGGCGGTCCTGCCCGATCTGCGGGAGCGCCGGGGCGCGGTGGTGCTGACCTCGTCCGTACACGCGCACAAGGGCATTCCCGGGCATCCCGCCTATGCCGCCGCCAAGGGCGCCCTGCTCTCCCTGTGTGCCCAACTCGCCGTCGAATACGGGCCCGTTGTGCGCGTCAACGCCGTCGTGCCGGGACCGATACTGACCGCGGCCTGGGACCGGGTGCCGCCCGAGGAACGGGAACGCAGCATCGCCGAGACGGCCCTGCGCCGCTTCGGCTCGCCCGAGGAAGTGGCCGCGGCCATCGCGTTCCTCAGCGCCGACGAAGCCGCCTTCATCACCGGGACGAGTCTCGTGGTGGAC from Streptomyces sp. NBC_01478 includes the following:
- a CDS encoding SDR family NAD(P)-dependent oxidoreductase, whose protein sequence is MEQSVRRHGARFTGRTAVVTGAASGIGAATAVRLAEEGAAVVLADIAEERGEAVAERIGKDGGRARFVAADVAAEDDWARIVGAAHAFGPVDVLVSNAFTVDVTPAHEMTLPSWQRQLDVNLTGSFLGFRAVLPDLRERRGAVVLTSSVHAHKGIPGHPAYAAAKGALLSLCAQLAVEYGPVVRVNAVVPGPILTAAWDRVPPEERERSIAETALRRFGSPEEVAAAIAFLSADEAAFITGTSLVVDGGWSVVKASA